One region of Citrus sinensis cultivar Valencia sweet orange chromosome 6, DVS_A1.0, whole genome shotgun sequence genomic DNA includes:
- the LOC107177308 gene encoding disease resistance protein At4g27190-like: MAEMIVTLVLEVVKCLAPPTERRLSYLRNYNANFENLKAEIEKLKEESTSIQRRVSEAERNGEKIEEKVERWVVSVKKIIDEAAKFIQDEETATNKRCLKGLCPNFKTRYQLSKKAETEVKAAIVELREEAGRFDRISYRTVPEEIWLKSRKGYEAFESRLCALKSVQNALTDANVSIIGVYGMGGIGKTTLVKEVARQAREDKLFDRVAFSEVSQTLDIKKIQQEIAENLGLVLQEETESRRASRLYERLKKEEKILIILDNIWKCVDLEAVGIPFGDDHKGCKLLLTARDRNALFSMGSQKNFSIDILNEEEAWRLFKLVADDHVENREFKSTATEVAQACKGLPIALTTIARALRNKSVPEWKSALQELRMPSEVNFEGVPAEAYSTIELSFKNLKGEQLKKIFMLCSLLGNSICTSYLFQCCMGLGILQKVNKLEDARNKLYALVHELRDSCLLLEGDSNQELSMHDVIRDVAISIACREQHAVLVRNEDVWEWPDDIALKECYAISLRGCSIHELPEGLECPRLEFLHINPKDSLFDINNPCNFFTGMRKLRVVDFTRMQLLLLPSSIDLLVNLQTLCLVECMLDDIAIIGKLKNLEILSFWGSGIVKLPEELGHLTKLRQLDLSNCFKLKVIAPNVISRLVRLEELYMSNCFVEWDDEGPNSERINARLDELMHLPRLATLEVHVKNDNVLPEGFFARKLERFKISVGGSSFLPLAATNKDYCFRLSWALFAIDDHETMRTLKLKLNSVSICSKKLQGIKDVEYLCLDKLQDVKNVLFDLDTEGFSQLKHLHVQNNPDFMCIVDSKERVPLDDAFPILESLNLYNLIKLERICQDRLSVQSFNELKTIRVEHCDQLSNIFLLSAAKCLPRLERIAVINCRNIQEIFAVDGEYDAIDHQRIEFGQLRTLCLGSLPELTSFCCGVKKNRQAQGMHETCSNEISSLEDKLDISSALFNEKVALSNLEVLEMNKVNIEKIWRNQLPVAMFLCFQNLTRLILRKCPKLKYIFSASMLGSFEHLQHLEIRHCKGLQEIISKEGADDHVPPNFVFLQVTTLILLGLPELKCLYPGMHTSEWPALKLLDVSACDQVTVFDSELFSFCKSSQEDKPDIAARQPLFLLEKVFPNLEELGLDGKDIRMICNGDFPPHLFGGLKVLQLGFDASPAGFPLGLLERFHNLEKLRLDRCSYKEILSNDGHLDQHVGKLAQIKYLRLYRLDDLNQLGKQDSKMDSIFQSVEDLILEYCDGLLILLPSSSVSFRNLTMLEVSGCKKLISLMTSSAAKCLVAIVRMQVLGCRAMTQVVISEGNELVKEEIVFNKLKTLSLADLDSLTSFCSGNYIVNFPSLEDLFVIGCPKMNIFTTGELSTRPRVDVMYRETGAPCWDGDLNTTIQQLHKVKLLEGSSSYANTY; encoded by the exons ATGGCGGAAATGATTGTTACTCTGGTCTTAGAAGTTGTAAAATGCTTGGCTCCTCCAACAGAACGCAGACTTAGTTATTTGCGTAACTACAATGCCAACTTTGAGAATCTCAAGGCAGAAATCGAGAAGCTCAAGGAAGAAAGCACGAGCATTCAGCGCAGAGTTTCTGAAGCTGAAAGAAATGGTGAAAAGATTGAAGAGAAGGTTGAGAGGTGGGTGGTTAGCGTGAAAAAGATCATTGATGAGGCAGCAAAATTCATTCAAGACGAAGAGACAGCGACAAACAAGCGCTGTCTGAAGGGGTTGTGTCCTAATTTTAAGACCCGTTATCAGCTCAGCAAGAAAGCAGAGACAGAGGTGAAAGCGGCCATTGTTGAGCTCCGGGAAGAAGCTGGGAGATTTGATAGGATTTCCTACCGTACCGTTCCGGAGGAGATATGGCTTAAGTCTCGCAAAGGCTACGAGGCCTTCGAATCAAGGCTTTGTGCTCTGAAGTCTGTACAAAATGCATTGACTGATGCTAATGTCAGCATCATTGGGGTGTACGGCATGGGCGGCATTGGAAAGACGACACTGGTGAAGGAGGTCGCAAGGCAAGCAAGGGAAGACAAGCTCTTTGATCGAGTGGCTTTTTCCGAGGTTTCCCAGACACtggacattaaaaaaattcagcaAGAAATTGCTGAGAACTTGGGTCTGGTGCTACAGGAGGAAACTGAATCAAGAAGAGCAAGTAGGCTATATGAACGATTGAAGAAGGAGGAGAAGATCCTTATAATTTTAGATAATATCTGGAAATGTGTTGATTTGGAGGCCGTTGGAATTCCTTTTGGTGATGATCACAAAGGATGTAAATTGTTGCTGACAGCAAGAGATCGTAATGCACTCTTCAGTATGGGTTCCCAAAAAAACTTCTCCATTGACATTTTAAATGAAGAAGAGGCTTGGAGATTGTTCAAGCTAGTGGCTGATGATCATGTCGAAAATCGTGAATTTAAATCAACGGCAACAGAAGTAGCCCAGGCATGTAAAGGTTTGCCCATTGCCTTAACTACAATAGCAAGGGCACTGAGAAACAAGAGTGTGCCTGAATGGAAGAGTGCCTTGCAAGAACTCCGAATGCCTTCAGAGGTGAACTTCGAAGGGGTGCCGGCAGAGGCGTATTCAACTATTGAGCTGAGTTTCAAGAATTTAAAAGGTGAGCAactcaagaaaatttttatgctCTGTAGTCTACTGGGGAATTCTATTTGCACTTCATACTTGTTCCAATGCTGCATGGGCTTGGGCATACTTCAAAAGGTAAATAAGTTGGAGGATGCACGAAACAAATTATATGCATTGGTCCATGAACTTAGAGACTCTTGTTTGTTGCTTGAGGGCGACAGCAATCAAGAATTGTCTATGCATGACGTCATTCGCGATGTTGCCATATCAATTGCATGCCGGGAGCAACATGCGGTTTTAGTGAGAAATGAGGATGTGTGGGAATGGCCAGATGACATTGCGCTAAAAGAGTGCTATGCAATTTCTTTAAGAGGCTGTAGTATTCATGAACTTCCTGAAGGCTTGGAATGTCCGCGGCTTGAATTTTTACACATCAATCCTAAGGATTCTCTTTTTGACATCAATAATCCATGTAACTTTTTCACAGGGATGAGAAAGCTTAGAGTTGTAGATTTCACTAGAATGCAGTTACTTTTGTTGCCATCTTCCATTGATCTCCTTGTAAATCTTCAGACACTATGTCTAGTTGAATGCATGTTGGATGACATAGCCATCATTGGAAAGCTGAAGAATCTAGAAATCCTTAGCTTTTGGGGGTCTGGTATTGTAAAGTTGCCGGAAGAACTGGGTCACTTGACTAAGCTAAGGCAGTTAGATTTATCCAACTgtttcaaattaaaagttattgCACCTAATGTTATATCAAGGTTGGTTCGTTTAGAAGAATTATATATGAGCAATTGCTTTGTTGAGTGGGATGATGAAGGACCCAATAGTGAAAGAATTAATGCTAGGCTTGATGAGTTGATGCATTTGCCTCGGTTGGCCACTTTAGAAGTACATGTTAAAAATGACAATGTTTTACCGGAAGGCTTTTTCGCCAGAAAGCTGGAAAGGTTTAAAATATCAGTAGGAGGTTCATCATTCCTGCCTCTTGCAGCAACCAACAAAGATTATTGCTTTAGATTGAGCTGGGCACTATTTGCGATCGATGATCATGAAACCATGAGGACGTTGAAGCTCAAGCTTAATTCTGTGTCCATTTGCTCGAAGAAATTGCAGGGCATCAAGGATGTTGAATACTTATGTCTGGACAAGTTGCAAGATGTAAAGAATGTTCTTTTCGATTTGGACACGGAGGGTTTTTCGCAGTTGAAGCATTTGCATGTGCAAAATAATCCTGACTTCATGTGTATCGTTGACTCGAAGGAAAGGGTACCTCTGGATGATGCCTTTCCAATTTTGGAGTCACTTAATCTctacaatttaattaagttgGAGAGGATATGTCAGGATCGACTCAGCGTACAAtcttttaatgaattaaaaaccATAAGAGTTGAACATTGTGACCAGTTGAGTAATATCTTCTTGCTGTCTGCAGCAAAATGCCTTCCAAGACTGGAAAGGATTGCAGTTATTAATTGCAGGAATATTCAAGAAATATTTGCTGTTGATGGAGAATATGATGCTATCGATCATCAGCGGATAGAGTTCGGTCAATTAAGGACTTTGTGTTTGGGAAGTCTTCCGGAGCTTACAAGCTTTTGCTGTGGAGTGAAAAAGAATAGACAAGCACAAGGGATGCATGAGACGTGTTCCAATGAAATCAGCAGTTTGGAAGACAAGCTTGATATTTCTTCAGCACTTTTCAACGAGAAG GTTGCGTTGTCCAATTTGGAGGTTTTGGAGATGAATAAAGTTAATATCGAAAAGATTTGGCGCAATCAACTTCCAGTTGCCATGTTTCTTTGCTTTCAAAATCTAACACGATTGATCTTGAGGAAATGTcccaaattaaaatacatattttcagcATCTATGCTCGGAAGTTTTGAGCATCTCCAACACCTGGAGATTCGCCACTGCAAGGGTTTGCAGGAGATCATTTCCAAGGAAGGAGCTGATGATCATGTTCCCCCTAATTTTGTCTTTCTGCAGGTGACCACTCTGATACTCTTAGGCCTACCTGAACTTAAATGCTTATATCCTGGAATGCATACTTCAGAATGGCcggcattaaaattattggatGTGTCAGCTTGTGACCAAGTAACTGTATTTGATTCGGAATTATTTAGCTTTTGCAAGAGTAGTCAGGAGGACAAACCTGATATCGCAGCACGACAGCCCCTTTTCTTGCTCGAAAAG GTCTTTCCCAACTTGGAGGAACTGGGATTAGATGGAAAAGACATCAGAATGATTTGCAACGGTGATTTCCCACCACATCTTTTTGGCGGTCTTAAAGTTCTTCAACTGGGATTTGATGCTTCCCCTGCTGGTTTTCCACTTGGTTTACTTGAGAGATTTCATAATCTGGAAAAGCTCAGATTGGATCGATGTTCATACAAGGAGATACTCTCAAATGATGGACACTTGGATCAACATGTAGGGAAGCTCGCacagataaaatatttacggCTGTACAGACTTGATGATCTGAATCAACTGGGGAAGCAAGATTCCAAAATGGACTCGATTTTTCAATCTGTTGAGGATCTAATCCTAGAATATTGTGACGGTCTGTTAATTCTATTGCCATCATCATCTGTATCTTTTCGGAATCTAACAATGCTGGAAGTTTCCGGTTGCAAGAAGTTGATAAGCTTAATGACATCCTCTGCAGCAAAATGTCTAGTGGCAATTGTAAGGATGCAGGTACTTGGATGCAGAGCAATGACACAAGTTGTAATAAGTGAAGGAAATGAGTTAGTAAAAGAAGAGATTGTTTTCAACAAATTGAAGACGTTGTCCCTGGCTGACTTAGATAGTCTCACAAGCTTCTGCTCTGGCAATTACATCGTCAACTTTCCATCTTTAGAAGATTTATTTGTGATTGGTTGTCCCAAGATGAATATTTTCACTACAGGAGAATTAAGCACACGGCCCAGAGTAGACGTCATGTACAGAGAGACAGGTGCTCCATGTTGGGATGGTGACCTTAACACAACTATACAACAATTACATAAAGTAAAG ctGTTGGAGGGGTCATCATCTTACGCGAACACCTACTAG